The Subtercola sp. PAMC28395 genome segment CCCCTCGAAGACGTAGCTGTAGGCCAGTACCGGGATCGAAGCGACCACGAAGATCAGCCCGAGTACCCAGTTGATGCTGATGAGCACAGCGAAACCGATCACGATGGTCAACACATTGACGACCAGGATCACGATGCCGAACGAGATCCACCGGCGAATCAGATTCAGGTCGCTGACGGCACGAGACAGCAACTGGCCGCTCGGCCATCGGTCATGAAAGGAAACCGGAAGATCCTGCAGGTGCGAATACAGGCTTTTTCGCATGCTCGCCTCGACGTGGGTGCCCGGAGTGAGCACGAGCACCCGGCGCAGGGCGATCAGCACGGCCTCCAGCACACCGAGGCCGAGAATCAGCAGCACGACCGGCCAGATCTGCGAGGAATCTCCGTCAGAGAGCGGCCCGTCGATCAGAACCTGCAGCACCTGCGGGATGACGAGGGCCACGATGCTTGCCGTCAGCGACACGACCATGGCCGTGTAGATCCGCGGCATAGCGGGTCGCGCGTACTCGTGGAGTCGCGAGAGAGTGCGAAAAGTCGACTGTCCTTGTGAGGCAGGCATGAACGGGTTGTCCTCGGTGTGGTGTGATGGTGACTGACGACAGGCTGCTTCGCCGTTGTGGGGCGCAGGGAATTCTGGGCAGCCTTGCAGGCTACCCAATCTTCACGCCGCCTGCAAGCTCGCGACCGACTCGCGGATCGGTCATCTCACCGATGTGAGACGTTCCGTGTCAGCGCACCCGCACCGACAGGCAGGTGACGCAGCCCTCAAGTTTTTCGTACTCGCTGATGTCGACAGAGATGACCCGGTAGCCGAGATTCTCGATGAGTTCAGCACTCTTCGGCGCAGAGGCGGACATCAGCACAGTGTCTTCGGAGAGCTTCACGACGTGGGCGCCACCTTCCTCCGGCATGCTCAGGAACCGGTCGAAGATCTGCGGGTCATCCACCAGCGGCAGGTACCCGATCACGGTGCCGTCTGGCAGGGCCGTGACCGCGCTCTTCAGGTGCAGTACTTTGCTCAGCGGTACGGCGACCACCGTGTACCCCAGGGAAGCCAGGATGTGCCGCAATTGGTGGATACCCTCGGCGTTGGTGCGACCGCTCCGGCCGACGTAGACCGTGGTGCCGACCTTGAGCACGTCGCCGCCGTCGAGCGTGCCCGGCTGGGCGATTCTCGCGACCTTGAGGCCCAGCTCCCGCACCGTGACTTCGGCAGCATCGGTCTCTTCGACCCGGTGTTCACTCCCCGGGCTCGTGATGACCGCGACGTCACCGAAGACCACGACCGCGTCTTCGATGAACACAGAGTCGGCGAGGTGATCGGCCTGGTCGACCTCGACGGTGACCCACCCGGCGCCCTCGAGTGCAGAGACGTATGACTGCCACTGCGACGTTGCCAGC includes the following:
- the ddaH gene encoding dimethylargininase; translated protein: MSFFTRRAILASLVTAVVIAAVAHVSMVLAFFVAKAFEPGALPVINAFFVPQTLFTLLFLFVFAVVGAFRSWYLSIAAGLVSGVAGAFVGTGIQVLTQGNPLNGDVVSYLIGTLFGINLVFVVVVVLASATIGRRVYEGIARVAVAERRDQGEKRIAIIRHPAATLAEGQVTHIEKSDIDLELATSQWQSYVSALEGAGWVTVEVDQADHLADSVFIEDAVVVFGDVAVITSPGSEHRVEETDAAEVTVRELGLKVARIAQPGTLDGGDVLKVGTTVYVGRSGRTNAEGIHQLRHILASLGYTVVAVPLSKVLHLKSAVTALPDGTVIGYLPLVDDPQIFDRFLSMPEEGGAHVVKLSEDTVLMSASAPKSAELIENLGYRVISVDISEYEKLEGCVTCLSVRVR